Proteins encoded within one genomic window of Micromonospora halotolerans:
- a CDS encoding HPP family protein: MPAEIDETPSRPAAREMSGARIVAAAGTLAVTAAVLVLLKAAHPPAGATTLIVSLGLLHTPGQLVVAFAAVLLVTVVDLLFHRAAGRPMPLWAAPKEG; this comes from the coding sequence ATGCCCGCCGAGATCGATGAGACGCCGTCCCGGCCCGCCGCGCGGGAGATGTCCGGGGCGCGGATCGTGGCCGCCGCCGGCACCCTCGCCGTCACCGCCGCGGTGCTGGTCCTGCTGAAGGCCGCGCATCCGCCGGCCGGCGCCACCACACTGATCGTGAGCCTCGGGCTGCTGCACACCCCGGGCCAGCTCGTCGTCGCGTTCGCCGCCGTGCTGCTGGTGACCGTGGTGGACCTGCTGTTCCACCGCGCGGCCGGCCGACCCATGCCGCTCTGGGCGGCGCCGAAGGAGGGATGA
- a CDS encoding dihydrofolate reductase family protein produces MARMIWHVTMSLDGFIAPPDDSAEWMFGHGAAGPLGAETMRRTGAILSGRRGVELGNRPGPGARAIYGGAWSGPVFVLTHRPAEPLDGITFLSGDIGQAADLAREAAGDRDVGVFGADVARQCLRAGILDELVVHLVPVLLGGGVRLFDSPDLGPVTLRKTRCDDSGQITDLRFAVVR; encoded by the coding sequence ATGGCGCGGATGATCTGGCACGTCACCATGTCGCTCGACGGTTTCATCGCCCCGCCCGACGACTCCGCGGAGTGGATGTTCGGCCACGGCGCCGCCGGCCCGCTCGGGGCCGAGACCATGCGCCGCACCGGCGCGATCCTCTCCGGTCGGCGCGGCGTGGAGCTCGGCAACCGGCCTGGCCCCGGGGCGCGTGCGATCTACGGCGGGGCCTGGTCCGGGCCGGTCTTCGTGCTGACCCACCGGCCCGCCGAGCCCCTCGACGGGATCACCTTCCTCTCCGGCGACATCGGACAGGCCGCCGACCTCGCCCGGGAGGCGGCCGGCGACCGGGACGTGGGCGTGTTCGGCGCGGACGTGGCACGGCAGTGCCTCCGGGCCGGGATCCTCGACGAGCTGGTCGTGCACCTCGTGCCGGTGCTGCTCGGCGGCGGCGTACGCCTCTTCGACAGCCCCGACCTCGGCCCGGTGACGCTCCGCAAGACCCGCTGTGACGACTCGGGGCAGATCACCGACCTGAGGTTCGCGGTGGTGCGCTGA
- a CDS encoding cytochrome P450, with translation MSTIPSDRSPESTLAFLREGYRFIGARCDRLGTDIVQTRLLLEPTICLRGRPAAELFYDNERFVRRGAMPMRAQRTLTGVGGVQGLDGEAHRRRKAMFMSIMTPAAIRHLGQLFDDEWRARIPAWAESGPVVLYDEVGRMLTRSVWAWAGVPLADADVPRRTAEMHAMIEGPAVVGPGHWRGRLGRRRAERWAGEVIERVRAGALPAPEGSALRVVAGYRDERGMLLPRRIAAVELLNVLRPTVAVDRFVVFCALALHDHPHWRDRVRGDDAAAESFVQEVRRYYPFFPAAAARVRRSFEWQGYAFPQGRRVLLDLYGTNHHPELWPEPERFRPERFDGWRGDPFRLIPQGGGDHLTGHRCAGEWITIELMKRAVGNLTGSMSYRVPPQDLALDLGRLPALPPSGLVLDGVRRTA, from the coding sequence ATGAGCACCATCCCCAGCGACCGCAGCCCGGAGAGCACGCTCGCGTTCCTCCGCGAGGGCTACCGGTTCATCGGCGCGCGGTGCGACCGCCTCGGCACCGACATCGTCCAGACCCGGCTGCTGCTGGAACCGACGATCTGCCTGCGGGGCCGCCCGGCGGCGGAGCTGTTCTACGACAACGAGCGCTTCGTCCGGCGCGGCGCCATGCCGATGCGCGCCCAGCGCACGCTGACCGGGGTGGGCGGCGTCCAGGGCCTCGACGGCGAGGCGCACCGCCGGCGCAAGGCCATGTTCATGTCGATCATGACGCCGGCGGCGATCCGCCACCTCGGGCAGCTCTTCGACGACGAGTGGCGGGCCCGGATCCCGGCGTGGGCCGAATCCGGGCCGGTGGTGCTCTACGACGAGGTGGGCCGGATGCTCACCCGGTCGGTCTGGGCCTGGGCCGGGGTGCCGCTGGCCGACGCCGACGTGCCCCGCCGGACCGCCGAGATGCACGCGATGATCGAGGGGCCGGCCGTGGTCGGTCCGGGGCACTGGCGGGGCCGGCTCGGCCGCCGCCGCGCCGAACGGTGGGCCGGCGAGGTGATCGAGCGGGTGCGCGCCGGCGCGCTGCCGGCGCCGGAGGGCAGCGCACTGCGGGTGGTCGCCGGGTACCGGGACGAGCGGGGGATGCTGCTGCCCCGCCGGATCGCGGCCGTGGAGCTGCTCAACGTGCTCCGCCCGACCGTCGCGGTGGACCGCTTCGTGGTCTTCTGCGCGCTGGCGCTGCACGACCACCCGCACTGGCGTGACCGGGTCCGCGGCGACGACGCGGCGGCCGAGAGCTTCGTGCAGGAGGTACGGCGTTACTACCCGTTCTTCCCGGCGGCCGCGGCCCGGGTCCGGCGCTCGTTCGAGTGGCAGGGCTACGCCTTCCCACAGGGCCGGCGGGTGCTGCTCGACCTCTACGGCACCAACCACCACCCGGAGCTCTGGCCGGAGCCGGAACGGTTCCGGCCGGAGCGGTTCGACGGCTGGCGGGGTGACCCGTTCCGGCTGATCCCGCAGGGCGGCGGCGACCACCTCACCGGCCACCGCTGCGCCGGCGAGTGGATCACGATCGAGCTGATGAAACGGGCGGTCGGCAACCTCACCGGGTCGATGAGCTACCGGGTGCCGCCGCAGGACCTGGCCCTGGACCTCGGCCGGTTGCCCGCCCTGCCGCCCAGCGGCCTCGTCCTCGACGGCGTACGCCGCACCGCCTGA
- a CDS encoding molybdopterin oxidoreductase family protein, protein MVDRIADPWGPRTPYGPGERWPVRVDTFLADGHTEADVRRWVPSASILHSNGDAMDIAVVDDRIVGVRGRAGDRINHGRVDPKDLYGWQANHSPDRLRRPLVREGDRLVETDWDTAMGRIVARSKELLDGPGGWGHFGFYTSGQLFLEEYYTLGVIGKAGLGTPHMDGNTRLCTATAAAALKASFGTDGQPGSYTDVDHCDAIALWGHNVAETQTVLWMRMLDRRRGPNPPAMLAVDPRATPVAREADVHLALRNGTNLALLNGLLREVIHRGWYDEAYVREHTLGFEELCQVVEDYPVAKVADICDLRAADIERAAELLGRSERLLSTVLQGFYQSNQATAASCQVNNLHLIRGMLGRPGAGLYQMNGQPTAQNNRECGADGDLPGLRNWENEEHVAELARLWNVEVDRIPHWAPPTHAMQIFRYAEQGSIKLLWISATNPAVSLPDLARIRRILAKPELFVVVQDLFLTETAELADVVLPAATWGEKTGTFTSVDRTVHISDKAVEPPGEARPDLDIFLDYARRMDFRDSDGNPLITWTGPEEVFEAWKECSRGRPCDYTAITYDKLRTGGVQWPCTEEHPDGTERLYTDGVFNTDPDYCESYGHDLATGAELLPEEYRAKQPGGRAFLHATPYQPSPEVPSGDFPLLLTTGRTVYQFHTRTKTGRATQLVHAAPESWVELNPADAEGLGVGEGDLVRIESPRGVVRARARICGVRPGVVFLPFHYGYWDATDGAGPGEGRHDRAANELTITAWDPVSKQPIFKVAAVRVVKEADSGGRPSPAPTVGGSAPPEGSGIPATVGGPAAEAPSRGE, encoded by the coding sequence ATGGTGGACCGGATCGCGGACCCGTGGGGGCCGCGCACGCCGTACGGGCCGGGGGAACGCTGGCCGGTGCGGGTGGACACCTTCCTGGCCGACGGGCACACCGAGGCCGACGTCCGGCGGTGGGTGCCCAGCGCCTCGATCCTGCACTCCAACGGCGACGCCATGGACATCGCCGTGGTCGACGACCGGATCGTCGGAGTGCGGGGCCGGGCCGGGGACCGGATCAACCACGGCCGGGTCGACCCGAAGGACCTCTACGGCTGGCAGGCCAACCACAGCCCGGACCGGCTGCGCCGGCCGCTGGTCCGGGAGGGGGACCGGCTGGTCGAGACCGACTGGGACACCGCCATGGGCCGGATCGTGGCCCGGTCGAAGGAGCTGCTGGACGGCCCGGGCGGCTGGGGGCACTTCGGCTTCTACACCAGCGGGCAGCTCTTCCTCGAGGAGTACTACACGCTCGGCGTGATCGGGAAGGCCGGGCTGGGCACCCCGCACATGGACGGCAACACCCGGCTCTGCACCGCCACGGCCGCCGCGGCGCTCAAGGCGTCCTTCGGCACCGACGGGCAGCCCGGCTCGTACACCGACGTGGACCACTGCGACGCCATCGCGCTGTGGGGGCACAACGTCGCGGAGACCCAGACCGTGCTCTGGATGCGGATGCTGGACCGGCGGCGGGGGCCGAACCCACCGGCGATGCTCGCCGTCGACCCGCGCGCCACCCCGGTGGCCCGGGAGGCCGACGTGCACCTGGCGCTGCGCAACGGCACCAACCTGGCGCTGCTCAACGGCCTGCTCCGCGAGGTGATCCACCGCGGCTGGTACGACGAGGCGTACGTCCGGGAGCACACGCTCGGCTTCGAGGAGCTGTGCCAGGTGGTGGAGGACTACCCGGTCGCCAAGGTGGCCGACATCTGCGACCTGCGGGCCGCGGACATCGAGCGCGCCGCCGAGCTGCTCGGGCGGTCGGAACGGCTGCTGTCCACCGTCCTCCAGGGCTTCTACCAGTCCAACCAGGCCACCGCGGCGTCCTGCCAGGTGAACAACCTGCATCTGATCCGGGGCATGCTCGGGCGGCCCGGCGCCGGGCTCTACCAGATGAACGGCCAGCCCACCGCGCAGAACAACCGCGAGTGCGGCGCCGACGGCGACCTGCCGGGCCTGCGCAACTGGGAGAACGAGGAGCACGTCGCCGAGCTGGCCCGGCTGTGGAACGTCGAGGTCGACCGCATCCCGCACTGGGCGCCGCCGACCCACGCCATGCAGATCTTCCGGTACGCCGAACAGGGCTCGATCAAGCTGCTGTGGATCTCGGCCACCAACCCGGCGGTCTCCCTGCCCGACCTGGCCCGGATCCGCCGGATCCTGGCGAAGCCGGAGCTGTTCGTGGTGGTGCAGGACCTCTTCCTGACCGAGACCGCCGAGCTGGCCGACGTGGTGCTGCCGGCCGCCACCTGGGGCGAGAAGACCGGCACGTTCACCAGCGTCGACCGGACCGTGCACATCTCCGACAAGGCCGTCGAGCCGCCTGGCGAGGCCCGCCCCGACCTGGACATCTTCCTCGACTACGCGCGCCGGATGGACTTCCGCGACTCCGACGGGAACCCGCTGATCACCTGGACCGGGCCGGAGGAGGTCTTCGAGGCCTGGAAGGAGTGCTCCCGCGGCCGGCCCTGCGACTACACCGCGATCACCTACGACAAGCTGCGCACCGGCGGCGTCCAGTGGCCCTGCACCGAGGAGCACCCGGACGGCACCGAGCGGCTCTACACCGACGGGGTGTTCAACACCGACCCGGACTACTGCGAGTCCTACGGCCACGACCTGGCCACCGGGGCCGAGCTGCTGCCCGAGGAGTACCGGGCCAAGCAGCCCGGCGGGCGGGCGTTCCTGCACGCCACGCCGTACCAGCCGTCGCCGGAGGTGCCGAGCGGGGACTTCCCGCTGCTGCTCACCACCGGGCGGACCGTCTACCAGTTCCACACCCGGACCAAGACCGGCCGGGCCACCCAGCTCGTGCACGCCGCCCCCGAGTCGTGGGTGGAGCTCAACCCGGCCGACGCCGAGGGGCTCGGCGTCGGCGAGGGGGACCTGGTCCGGATCGAGTCGCCGCGCGGCGTCGTCCGCGCCCGGGCCCGCATCTGCGGGGTACGCCCCGGCGTGGTCTTCCTCCCCTTCCACTACGGCTACTGGGACGCGACCGACGGCGCCGGCCCGGGGGAGGGGCGGCACGACCGGGCGGCCAACGAGCTGACGATCACGGCCTGGGACCCGGTCTCCAAGCAGCCGATCTTCAAGGTGGCCGCGGTGCGGGTGGTGAAGGAGGCCGACTCGGGCGGCCGCCCGTCGCCCGCGCCCACGGTGGGCGGCTCCGCCCCGCCGGAGGGCTCCGGAATCCCGGCCACGGTCGGCGGGCCGGCCGCTGAGGCGCCGTCGAGGGGAGAGTGA
- a CDS encoding DUF397 domain-containing protein — MGQHPKGDFDLSQAVWQRAEGDTSDSAVEVAFVGDLIGMRNSAEPDGPVLVFTQDEWDAFVAGAQDGEFDLD, encoded by the coding sequence ATGGGTCAGCATCCCAAGGGCGATTTCGACCTGTCTCAGGCGGTCTGGCAGCGGGCCGAGGGCGACACGTCCGACAGTGCGGTCGAGGTGGCCTTCGTCGGCGACCTGATCGGGATGCGGAACTCGGCCGAGCCGGACGGGCCGGTGCTGGTCTTCACCCAGGACGAGTGGGACGCGTTCGTGGCGGGCGCCCAGGACGGCGAGTTCGATCTGGACTGA